The Puniceicoccus vermicola DNA window TATCGAGAGGCAGCTCGATGCGTATTGCGGTAAAAGTGGCGCATGGGCGGAGTCGATCAACTACGCGCTTTATACCTTATCGTATTTTGTCATCACTTTCCACGTGTTGAAGAAACAATATGGCATCAACTACTTTCAAGACGCTCGTGTCCGAGGGATGGTGAGTTGGTTGTGCCGCTTCTTTGGCCCTTACGATAAACGTTTTGAAACCTATACGTGGCCGGCGGTGGGTAATTCGATCCTACCGCAAATTCAAGCCCAGTATCTGCTGGCTTACGCGTCCGGGCTAGATGCGGACGATGCGTTGAGGAGAGAGATCTTTGGGATTTATAAGCGGGTTGAGCAGAAGATTCTACTCAAAGAGCACTATGGAACGGTATTGGCAGTGCTAGCCCCGCAAATGCCGGATGAGGTGCCTCCATTGACACAGCTAACGAGTGAAACCATGGATGAGGTTGGTGTATCGATGCGTCACCAACATACCTTCCCGAAGGAGAGCTATTTGTTCCAGAAGATCGGATTCGCCAAAGATCATTACGAAGGGGATGAGACGGCCTTCAACTGGTATGCGAAAGGAGATCCATTTTGCATGGATTATGGCACATACACACCTGAAGCAACAACCGGGGGTGCCCATAATCTGGTGGAAATTGCCGAAATGGATGCACCTTGCCGGGGCTATTTGGCTGATCATTTATTCACTCTCAATGTGGATTATACGCGGTGTGAGGTTCCGGTGACGCAAAAGCTTCTCTGGGGGCATCCGCGATCATTTGAAGAAATTGATCAAATTGACGGGGTGATTGATCGGAAGAAGACCCCCTATTTTTACATAGGCGATAGGAATCCAGTCGGTCCGAAAATTTGGAAAGTTCGACAAATGCTTTACGTCAAGCCGGACTATCTGGTGCTATTCGATCGAGTCATCGGGAAAGCCTCCCATCGTTGGAATCTCCACTTTACGGGAGGTCCAGTCCACCGGCAGGGAAACCAGCTTTGGGCGGACGGACGTTTTACTTTGGATTTGATGGTAACCTTTTCACACCCACTGGATTTTCAACTGGAGACGGGAGAGATGATTCCGAACGCTCAGAAGGAAGAGGATCGCCCCAAGCACGCTCAGCATTTTTGCAGGGTGACCAACAAAACAGACGGTTGCTACCGCGCCCTCGTTTTTGCCAAAGAAAAAGATCGGGAAGTGACGGTGACGTCTGCCGGAAAGAATGGTTTCAAGGTCGAGGCGTCGACCTACACGGATTACGTATTTCTTTCCGATGAATTTATCCGTGAGCATTCCGCGGAATTCGAATTCTCGGGGCGGGCCGGGTGGATTCGGCGTCATGCCGATGGCTCTATTGAGGCCGTGATGGCTGATGGCGACTTGATCGGCGCTTTTGGTAAATGTCTAACCGGTTCAGGGCCATGGCATCTCAATCGTGGAAATCAATGCCCAACCGGGGAAGGGAGCCCGCCGGGGAGGGAAGTAGTAGTGAAGTCGCGCAATTAATAGCGATATTTGCAACCCGGATAGCCGTTGATTCTCAAAAGCCCTCACTTTTGAAGAGTCTTTCGTAGGCCAGTCAAATGCCCTTCTGTCTTTGGCCTGACCCCCAAAAACTGTAAGCGTCCGACATTCATCCCCCTCCACGAGTATTGATGGTGACGACTTCTAAACCAATATGGTCACCATTGCTACATGCAGATGGTGACGACATCTATATCATTGCTGCCAGTTATGAGGCAGGAGTTTGATTTGCTCTTTCTTTTCGGGCGTCTTGGGAGCCTTGGTGAGGACATCGGGCAGCCATGCATGGGGATCGACCCCGTGGATCTCGCAGGTCAGGAGCATGGAGTAGATGACGGCGGTTCGCTCTCCGGCGTCGGGAGAGCCGATAAAGAGCCAGTTTTTCTTTCCGATGGCCGAGGGACGGATTTTGTTTTCGACGAGGTTGTTGTCGATCTCGGCTTCGCCGTGATGGAGGTAGCGGCACAGGCATTTCCAGCGCGCCAGAGCGTAAGAGCAGGCCTTTCCGAGGTTGGACTGGGACAGGCAACGATTTTGGGAGATGGTGATCGCGATTTTGAGCCACTTGAGGATGCGCGCCTGGTCCACTTTCCGCTGCCGGGCTCTCTCGACCGGAGAGAGTCCCTGCTTGCGGTATCGTTCTTCAAAGTCGTAGAGCCTGCCGATGAGGCCGAGGATCAGGCTGGCTTCCCTCGGATGGTCGGACCGGGCGTTGAAAAAGCCCCGGCGGGCATGGGCCCAGCAACCCAGATGGATGATGGCTTCAGCGTTCTTGACCAGAGCGTTGTAGGCCTCGTAGCCGTCGGTCTGCAAAAGGCCCGTAAATCCTTCGAGCAAACGGGTTGCTTCAACGTGCCGACGGGACAGCCGCCAGTCGAAGACCACGCCGAGGCCGGGACTGTGGACGACCCACAGGAAGCCTTGGGAGGTTTTGCCTTTTTTGTTGTCGGGATCCTGGAACCGGACGGGAGTCTCGTCGGCTTGGACGTAGCCGCTTTCGAGCAGCTCCTGTCGCATGTGGTTGTAGAGGGGCTTGAGCCAGAAGGCTACCGTTTGCACCCAGTCGGCCATGCTCTGGCGGGAGATCTTCGCA harbors:
- the tnpC gene encoding IS66 family transposase — encoded protein: MPPTYDELRRENDLLKQQIAWFKRQLFGGGKSERIDRDQALLALEEMETRQKQMERQEVSYIRSKARQRSKGAIERFEKVPVAETVEIVPEEVKADPDLYEQIGAEETFEIDITPPKIFKRLIRRLKFRHRIERSLPPVVVPALERPVQGSYASAGLVGWVVLGKYIDHLPLYRQQKMFERWGAKISRQSMADWVQTVAFWLKPLYNHMRQELLESGYVQADETPVRFQDPDNKKGKTSQGFLWVVHSPGLGVVFDWRLSRRHVEATRLLEGFTGLLQTDGYEAYNALVKNAEAIIHLGCWAHARRGFFNARSDHPREASLILGLIGRLYDFEERYRKQGLSPVERARQRKVDQARILKWLKIAITISQNRCLSQSNLGKACSYALARWKCLCRYLHHGEAEIDNNLVENKIRPSAIGKKNWLFIGSPDAGERTAVIYSMLLTCEIHGVDPHAWLPDVLTKAPKTPEKKEQIKLLPHNWQQ